The proteins below are encoded in one region of Effusibacillus dendaii:
- a CDS encoding methyl-accepting chemotaxis protein, with protein MGFFGWLDFREGLPLWWSYKLNRQIAQSVEETFEGIARTRVSLLLDWANEQWDYIENTATEISRIPDEEWNFYLKKRLQQATYFTELFLLTTKLEVCAATYPKHLGFSYHNNQKTGINRAVLHVLNTNERLLYGPFSDPLTMEIGPRTSNFHDEVTIVFIQPVRLGNKLSHILIGRIPNDVLGDLIQREAGHVYRDSGDNYLFMAKSNFDPAIAPGTALSRSRFEDRAFTLGENLKDGVHTKHWGIVRVKDHTEFEIRFTDPATNELHPGVWNTIQNGNNIFVHFPGYSDYRHIPVIGKGVTFQLPGSPDIWGMMCEGDLEEVYRRRSLTWRLGKLFAMWMGAGIILHQLLILPGIFPLWSTMLIEVIYGLVAVLLFSRRGVEPVASRLTDMTRIIRRIAEGGGDLTMRIDHSTLENDESGELGRWVNNLIDSLDGLMSKVKTTALGVETTNESLREKNSQGRAKFLFSDPQYGRNVGRNTASANRRPAGYASN; from the coding sequence ATGGGGTTTTTCGGTTGGCTGGATTTTCGTGAAGGTCTTCCGCTTTGGTGGTCTTATAAGCTTAACCGCCAAATCGCGCAGTCGGTGGAAGAAACGTTTGAAGGGATTGCCAGGACGCGAGTATCTCTGCTTTTGGATTGGGCAAATGAACAATGGGATTACATAGAGAACACCGCAACAGAAATAAGTCGAATACCCGATGAAGAGTGGAATTTCTATTTAAAAAAACGTCTGCAACAAGCAACTTATTTTACAGAGTTATTTTTGCTTACAACCAAACTTGAAGTATGCGCTGCCACATACCCGAAGCATCTGGGATTTTCCTATCATAACAATCAGAAAACGGGGATCAACAGAGCCGTCCTGCATGTTTTAAATACAAATGAAAGACTTCTCTATGGTCCATTTTCGGATCCGCTGACTATGGAGATCGGGCCACGAACTTCCAATTTTCATGACGAAGTAACGATTGTGTTCATTCAACCGGTTCGGCTAGGGAACAAGTTGAGCCATATTTTAATCGGGCGTATTCCCAACGATGTTCTAGGAGACCTGATCCAACGTGAAGCTGGCCATGTTTACCGCGATTCCGGTGACAACTATCTGTTTATGGCCAAGTCCAATTTTGATCCCGCCATCGCCCCCGGAACCGCATTGTCCCGAAGCCGTTTCGAAGACCGCGCATTTACGTTAGGGGAAAATCTGAAAGACGGGGTTCACACCAAACACTGGGGAATTGTCCGGGTTAAGGATCATACTGAATTTGAAATACGTTTTACGGACCCGGCGACCAACGAACTGCATCCCGGGGTGTGGAACACAATTCAAAACGGAAATAACATTTTCGTTCACTTTCCTGGCTATTCCGACTACCGCCACATTCCGGTAATAGGCAAAGGAGTCACTTTCCAGTTACCGGGTTCGCCCGATATATGGGGAATGATGTGCGAAGGCGATCTCGAGGAAGTTTATCGACGCCGTTCGCTTACTTGGCGACTTGGCAAGCTTTTTGCCATGTGGATGGGAGCGGGAATCATACTGCATCAACTTTTGATTCTGCCAGGCATTTTCCCGCTTTGGTCGACAATGTTGATCGAAGTAATTTACGGTCTGGTGGCAGTTTTATTGTTTTCCCGAAGAGGAGTAGAACCTGTCGCCTCCCGTTTAACAGATATGACTCGGATCATTCGTCGAATAGCGGAAGGCGGAGGCGATCTTACAATGCGTATAGACCATTCTACGCTCGAAAATGACGAATCAGGTGAATTGGGCCGTTGGGTAAATAACCTGATTGATAGTTTGGACGGACTTATGAGCAAGGTAAAGACAACTGCTCTGGGCGTGGAAACTACGAATGAATCGTTGCGCGAAAAAAACAGCCAGGGTCGAGCAAAATTCCTCTTTAGTGATCCACAGTATGGCAGAAATGTTGGAAGGAATACAGCATCAGCTAACAGACGTCCGGCAGGCTATGCTTCAAATTGA
- a CDS encoding 4-oxalocrotonate tautomerase: MPFVQIQMLEGRPEEKIKQMIRDVTDTIVNTLDVPKENVRVVVSEVPKTHWGIAGTPVSDIPGR, translated from the coding sequence ATGCCATTTGTACAAATTCAGATGCTTGAGGGCAGACCGGAGGAAAAAATCAAGCAGATGATTCGTGACGTAACGGATACGATCGTAAACACGTTAGACGTACCGAAAGAAAACGTTCGCGTTGTGGTTTCGGAAGTTCCCAAAACGCACTGGGGAATCGCGGGTACGCCTGTTTCTGACATTCCTGGACGATAG
- a CDS encoding O-methyltransferase, protein MDGFYLPIGSSGGYPTLFLADAARANGGKVYTCENDSFKIELAKQTFEKAGLDKYIELIEGDLYRRWHHSRARGILCLSMQ, encoded by the coding sequence TTGGACGGTTTTTATCTGCCGATTGGCTCATCAGGCGGTTATCCGACATTGTTTCTGGCTGATGCCGCAAGAGCCAACGGGGGTAAGGTGTACACTTGCGAAAACGATTCTTTTAAGATTGAATTGGCCAAACAGACTTTTGAAAAGGCGGGACTCGACAAATACATTGAGTTGATTGAGGGAGATCTTTACAGACGGTGGCATCACTCGAGGGCCCGTGGGATTTTGTGTTTATCGATGCAGTGA